CCCACGCAGTGCGGGAAGTTGCTCGTCTACTTGTTATCTGGATTGCTCGCCACGCGAACCATCGCAGGGCGAAGCAGCCGATTGCGCAGCTTGTAGCCGCGTTGCAGTTCGTCGATCACCTGGTTGTTCTTCGCTTCGGCAGTGTCAACCATCTGGACCGCCTGGTGAAGGGTGGGATCAAAATCCGAACCTGTCGCCGCAATCGGCTCCACGCCGAGCTTGGAAAGCACGTCGTGGAATTGCCGGTCGATCAGCTCGATACCCGCCCGGAAATCAGCGGCATCGGCGTTTTCGGTTTTGAGCGCGCGGTCCAAACTATCCAGGATCGGCAGAAACTGCTTCAGCGCCTCCGTCAAAGCGTAGTCCCGAAACTCCTGCTGCTCACGCGCCGTGCGCTTGCGGTAGTTATCGAATTCCGCTTGCAGCCGCGCCAGCCGGTCCAGGTACATGACCCGTTCGGAGCGCAAGCGTTCCAGTTCGGTCTCCAGATCGGCGATGCCCGCAGTGGGGAGTTGCGCCGGGTTTTCGGTCGCCCCTGGTTCGCCCGCTGCCTTTTCGTTTGTCTGGTCGTCTGTCGTTCCCGGCACGTTATCCGCGTCGAGACGGTTCGTCTCTCCGTTGCTCTTTCCGTTCCTGTCTGCCATGGGGATCTACGATTCCGAATCGTTAAGGACTTTATCGAATAGCCGCGCAATGTACGACACGGCCGTGATCGTGTGCTGATAATCCATGCGTGCCGGCCCGATCACTGCGAGCGAGCCAAAGACCTCGCCACCCACCCGCGCAGGAGCGCCGATCAGGACGAAGTTGCCCAGGTTTGGCATAGCTTCTTCCAAACCGATTACGACGCGCACCGCTTCCTGCCGGGAGTCCAGGTAAGCCGAGAGCAGATGCACAATCCTCTGCTTCTCTTCCAGTGTCTCAAGCATTTCGCGCAAGCGTTGCTGGTCCTGATCGCTCGTCAAAAGATTAGCGGCGCCTTCCACGTACACATCGTGCAGAGACTGGCCAGTCCCCAGCGCGCCCTTGCGACACAGGTCTTGAATCGATCTCATCAGGCGGTCGTATTCGCTGCGCTCTTCTTCAATACACCGAGCCAACTCAACCTGCACCGCTTCCATGGTCCAGCCTCGGAAGTTGTCATTGATGTATCGGCTGGCCAAATCCAGGTCGCCTTGCGACAGGTCTGCCTCCGGACGCAATACCCGGTCGCGCACCACGCCGCCTTTGGTAACTACGACCGCCAGCACCTTCTGTTCGGCCAACCGCTGAAAGTGCACATGATCGAGCGCGTTGCGCGGACCACTGCCTGCCATGGCTACCCCAACGCCGCGAGAAACCAGCGACAGGACGTGCGATGTCCGCTCCATGAAGTCCTGCACGTCGGTCGTACCCTGGAAAAACTTCTGAATAGATTGTTCGTCTTCGTCCGTCAGTTGCGCGTTTCCGGAAAGCTTCTCAACGTAATAGCGGTATCCGGACATACTGGGCACACGCCCCGCCGAGGTGTGCGGCTGTTCGAGCAAACCAGAATCCGCTAGGTCGGCCATAACATTCCGAATCGTGGCGGCGCTCAACCCCTCAGGATTGATGCGCGCCAGCGTACGCGAACCCACGGGTTCGCCCGTCGAGATATATGTCTCAACGATGGCCGTAAGAATTTCTTCCTCACGACGACCGATATGTTGCGTAACTGACATAACAGTTTCGCCCAGCACTGCTGGCATCCCCTTTAGATGCAGGGGCTTAGCTTTTGGATTCGCGGACTATACATCGATTCTAGGTAGCTGCCGAACCGCTGTCAAGGCGGATTGGCACTCCCCGCCCAAGAGTGCTAAACAAAGGCAAACGACGCTACGGGACAATATATAAGGAGGGCCGAGACGACTCGCCCCGTCGGCTACTGCTTCTGAGCTACAGTCCTTGCGCAGGAATCCGGGGCCTAAGCACACGAAGCCAAACGCCTTACAACTGTTCAGCGAAGCCCGGATTTCATATAAGCAGATAAGAACACCCAGCATTGAACTATGCTGGGTGTCTCGGTTGCAGGTCGTAAAACACGCGTTACGTGATCTCAATAACGTTTTCGCCCGGCGTGGACTGAATTTCTTTTACTCGCTCTGCGACTTTCCGCGAAAACGCGAACAGCGATTTGGCGTGCTCCGACTGCTCGCCTTCCAGCGTCACCGGATGTCCGGCATCGCCGCCCTGGCGGATGCTCGCATCGAGCGCGATCGCGCCCAGGAACGGAACTTTGAACTGCTCGGCCGTTCGCTCCCCGCCACCTTTCGAGAAGATATCGACTTCATGGCTGCAATGCGGACACACGAAGTAACTCATGTTCTCGACTATGCCTATGACATCGACCTTCACTTGGCGGAACATCTCGATTGCCTTGCGCGCGTCTTGCAGCGAAACGTCGGAAGGCGTCGTGACCACGATGGCGCCCGTCAGCGGAACCGTCTGGATCAGCGAGATGGCAACATCGCCAGTGCCCGGCGGCAGATCGATAACCAGGTAGTCCAGTTCGCCCCATTCAACCTGTCCGAGGAACTGCTTGATGATGGAGTGCAACATCGGCCCGCGCCATACCAGCGGCTTGTCGCCCGGGTTCAGCAGGCCGACCGAGATCATGCGTATCCCGTAGCGCTCCGCGGGAATGATGCGGTTTTCCCCCGCAATCTGTGGCGGCTCCGTCGCGCCCAGCATCAGCGGCACGTTCGGGCCATAGATATCTGCGTCGAGCAGGCCCACTTTGTGGCCTAGCCGAGCCAGCGAGAGCGCTAGGTTCACGGCAAGCGTCGTTTTGCCAACGCCGCCCTTACCCGAACCTACGGCGATGATGGAATCTACGCCCGGCAATGCTTGCGGGCCCTGCGGCTCATGACCATGAGGAGGATGTGGATGCGAACTCACGAGAAGGTTCCTTGTTTGTGCGGGACTGTGGACCGTAACTTCTGATTATACCCACGACCACGCGTCATCTGTCGCGCCGGAACGCCGAGCACCGGGCCGTGATCGCCGAACCAGCTTAGTCGCAACGAAAAACCGCCGCCCGGATTCGGACGGCGGCTGCAACTAATCTAATCAGCTAGGAAACTCACACAGACTTACGCGTCCTTCTTGCCTCCGCAGCAAGTGCCGCTCGAGCATTCGCAGGAGTGCGCGCCATGCGCGTGCGATTTGCTTGCCGCTGGAGCGAATCCGAAACGTTTCAGCTGCTGCTCGAATGGCATCGAGAATTCCTTCTCGATCTTCTCGCGATAGGTCGGGCCGGAGTTGTAGGTGCAGAAGGGATACAGCTTACCGTTCGGCGCGGCGTATTGGATGACGCAGCGCTTTACGCGCTCCACGTCGTAGTTGTGGTGATCCATAAAGTGCATGCCCGCCACCAGCAAAGTGCGATACGTGAACGTGCCGTCCATGCCGTCCCGGCCAAGTTTCTTGTCCGTCATCCCCTGCAGAGTGTCCAGGAACTTCTGGAAGGTCAGGCCCGGGGGCGCGAATTCCTGCTTGAAATGCTTGTTCAACTGCAGGAACGCCTTAGCGCCGTGATAGTACTTCGACTTGAAGAATGACTTTTCGGCGCTCTGTGCCAGCTTCTCGATGTCCTGCAACATGCCCGGCATATCGACGAACTGCGTCACCGGCACGGCCTTGCCAGACTTCTCGTCCACGAACATATAGGTTCCAAGCGAGCAATGTGGATGGCAGGAGATAGTCGGCACACCGGCGCCGCGGATCGCAGCCATCAACTTGGAGAACGGCGTAACTGCCGAAAGCGGGAACCAGTCGTTGTACTTGTCGAACATGCCGGTCTGCTCGCTCAGCGCGAAAGCCATGTCAGGCAGCGTAAAACGTTTCTCTTCCAGTTCTTTGCGTGCGATGCGCCCCGTGAAGGCCACCGGTTGGAAGCTGATGCCACTCACCGTGTCAACATTGTCGATCGCGACTTTCAGGATCGCGCCGAGCTCGTGATCGTTGACACCCTTCACGATCGTCGGGACAAATACGATTTTGATTCCCGCCTTGCGGCAATTCTCGATGCACGCCATCTTCTTCTCGAAGAGCGGCTCGCCGCGCGTCTTGCGATAAACATCGTCTGTTACGCCGTCGAACTGAAGATAGAGCGTCGCCAGGCCAGCAGCCTTGCAGCGCTGCGTAAACTCAAGGCTTGCGCCGATCATGAGTCCGTTCGTCGCAGCCTGTATGTGGCTGAAGCCCATCTCGCGGGCCATGGCGCAGATCTCGACAAAGTTGGGATGAATCGTCGGCTCGCCGCCCGAGAACTGCACGACTCGTCCTGCAACCGGACGCTCATCGCGCAGCGCCTGCAGCATGACGCGCACGCCGTCCATATCGGGTTCGTAGAGATATCCGGCGGCGTTGGCGTTGGCAAAGCAGACCGGGCAGGTAAGGTTGCAGCGGTTCGTCAGGTCAACATTCGCCAGTGCCGAGTGCGAAGTGTGCAGCGAGCAGAGGCCGCAATCGTCCGGGCAAACCGAGTCCGCTCCTTTGTTGATTGCCGGATTTTCCAGGCCGCGAGAATCGCCGAATTCCCACTCTTCCATCTTGAGGTAGAGAGCGACATCGCTGTACACGCAATCCTTGAAGTAGCCGTGTTCCGGGCACGTCTTGTCCATCATCACCTTGCCGTTTTCTTCGAACTCACGGGCGGCGATAACTTTGCTGCACTCGGGACATAGCGACTGCGTTTCTTTCGGAAGGCCCTTCTTGATTTTCAAGATCGGGCCGCCGGTAAACGTCGTCTCCGGTTGGATGATCTTCAAGTCCGAGCGT
Above is a genomic segment from Clostridia bacterium containing:
- the grpE gene encoding nucleotide exchange factor GrpE; protein product: MADRNGKSNGETNRLDADNVPGTTDDQTNEKAAGEPGATENPAQLPTAGIADLETELERLRSERVMYLDRLARLQAEFDNYRKRTAREQQEFRDYALTEALKQFLPILDSLDRALKTENADAADFRAGIELIDRQFHDVLSKLGVEPIAATGSDFDPTLHQAVQMVDTAEAKNNQVIDELQRGYKLRNRLLRPAMVRVASNPDNK
- the hrcA gene encoding heat-inducible transcriptional repressor HrcA, which codes for MSVTQHIGRREEEILTAIVETYISTGEPVGSRTLARINPEGLSAATIRNVMADLADSGLLEQPHTSAGRVPSMSGYRYYVEKLSGNAQLTDEDEQSIQKFFQGTTDVQDFMERTSHVLSLVSRGVGVAMAGSGPRNALDHVHFQRLAEQKVLAVVVTKGGVVRDRVLRPEADLSQGDLDLASRYINDNFRGWTMEAVQVELARCIEEERSEYDRLMRSIQDLCRKGALGTGQSLHDVYVEGAANLLTSDQDQQRLREMLETLEEKQRIVHLLSAYLDSRQEAVRVVIGLEEAMPNLGNFVLIGAPARVGGEVFGSLAVIGPARMDYQHTITAVSYIARLFDKVLNDSES
- a CDS encoding Mrp/NBP35 family ATP-binding protein; protein product: MSSHPHPPHGHEPQGPQALPGVDSIIAVGSGKGGVGKTTLAVNLALSLARLGHKVGLLDADIYGPNVPLMLGATEPPQIAGENRIIPAERYGIRMISVGLLNPGDKPLVWRGPMLHSIIKQFLGQVEWGELDYLVIDLPPGTGDVAISLIQTVPLTGAIVVTTPSDVSLQDARKAIEMFRQVKVDVIGIVENMSYFVCPHCSHEVDIFSKGGGERTAEQFKVPFLGAIALDASIRQGGDAGHPVTLEGEQSEHAKSLFAFSRKVAERVKEIQSTPGENVIEIT
- a CDS encoding radical SAM protein, with product MFSRVSVVAMTLDAPRTSEANLVLETDLSVTTLSPSAKRSDLKIIQPETTFTGGPILKIKKGLPKETQSLCPECSKVIAAREFEENGKVMMDKTCPEHGYFKDCVYSDVALYLKMEEWEFGDSRGLENPAINKGADSVCPDDCGLCSLHTSHSALANVDLTNRCNLTCPVCFANANAAGYLYEPDMDGVRVMLQALRDERPVAGRVVQFSGGEPTIHPNFVEICAMAREMGFSHIQAATNGLMIGASLEFTQRCKAAGLATLYLQFDGVTDDVYRKTRGEPLFEKKMACIENCRKAGIKIVFVPTIVKGVNDHELGAILKVAIDNVDTVSGISFQPVAFTGRIARKELEEKRFTLPDMAFALSEQTGMFDKYNDWFPLSAVTPFSKLMAAIRGAGVPTISCHPHCSLGTYMFVDEKSGKAVPVTQFVDMPGMLQDIEKLAQSAEKSFFKSKYYHGAKAFLQLNKHFKQEFAPPGLTFQKFLDTLQGMTDKKLGRDGMDGTFTYRTLLVAGMHFMDHHNYDVERVKRCVIQYAAPNGKLYPFCTYNSGPTYREKIEKEFSMPFEQQLKRFGFAPAASKSHAHGAHSCECSSGTCCGGKKDA